The genomic interval gacagggatgggatgggatggaggggacagggatggaggggatggggatgaaggggacagggatgggatggaggggacagggatggaggggacggggatgggatggaggggacagagatgggatggaggggacaaGGATCGGATGGAGGGGACAGcgatgggatggaggggacagggatgggatggaggggcggggatgggatggagggaacaaggatggaggggacagggatgaagGGGACAAGGATGGGATAGAGGGGACAGcgatgggatggaggggacagggatgggatggaggggacaaGGATGGAAGGGACAGTGATGGgacggaggggacagggatgggatggaggggacagagaTGAAGGGACCAGGGCTGGGTTTGGAgaaggtgacacagggacagtgtggggacagaCACCCCCACGAGCATCACCCGTGTCCCCAGCCTTGATTGTCCCCCTCCTTGGGGAACAGGTGACCCCGGGCTGAGCGTGGCCCGGCCAGCGACGCCGCCACCGCGCCGGGAGAGCTTCGACGCCTGCGCCGCGCCGCGGGGGACAGTGGAGGGGACAGGGGCGGTGACAGCGGCGGTGACAgcggaggtgacaccagcggggccCGATCCGGGGGACGAGAGCACCCCCCCCTGGGGCACCCCCCGTGCCGGCCGGGTCCGCAGCCGCGCCGAGCACCGCGGGGGGGTCCACATCTCGGGTCCCTTCGCTGTCACCGTCCCCTTCCACATCAGCGCCAGCCTGTCCCGCCTGACGAgggggctgccctgcccggcgCTGGCACCCCCGGCTGGGGACggtccccagggaggggacagtgcCCCCGGCAGGGACACCCCCCCAGGCACGGACACCTCCCCAGGAGGGGACGGTCCCCCAGGAGGGGACATCACCGCCAGCCCCCCAGCGCCCACCCGCCGTGACATTGAGTGTCACACTGGTGACACTGAGCACAGCACTGGTGACACTGAGCACAGCACTGGTGACATCCAGCACCGCAGCGGTGAGTGGCGGCCACCGGGACCCTTGGGGTGCCAGGGGGTGACACACGGGCTCAGTGTCCCCACCTCGCCCGCAGGGGAGGGGACAGTAGCCACAGGGACCCTCAGGGTGACACACGGGCTCAGTGTCCCCAACTTGTCCACAGGGGAGGGGACAGTGGCCACAGGGACCCTCAGGGTGACATATGGGCTCAGTGTCCCCAACTTGTCCACAGGGGAGGGGACAGTGGCCAAAGGGACCCTCAGGGTGACATATGGGCTCAGTGTCCCCAACTTGTCCACAGGGGAGGGGACAGCGGCCACAGCACAGACACGACTGTCCCTGGAGCTGCGCGACTCCTTCGCCTTCCTGGacagccaggagccctggctggatGGGGACACCGAGCTGGTGACACCGGCCCTGTCACCGGacgctggggacaccagggatgagGAGCTGTCGACGTGGTCCCTGCTGGAcgctggggacatcagggacactgAGGACAGCAGGGACGCGTTCCTGGCCACGGAGGAGGGCATGGAGAGGGGGTTCATGAGCGTGAGTGGCTGTCACCGTCCCCTCGTTTTGGGGACACGGTGGGAGGGAGGGTGGAGGGTCATGGTCACTGTCCCCAGCCGGGGGGAtgaggggacagcgtggggatgaGGGGACGGagatggaggggacagggatggacaggaTGGGGATGAACAAGATAGGGAGGGGATGAGGGGtcagggatggaggggacagggtggggatgaggggacagggatggacaggacagggatggaggggacagggaggggatgaggggacagggatggacaggacagggatggaggggacagggtggggatgaggggacagggatggacaggaTGGGGATGAACAGGACAGGGTGGGgctgaggggacagggatggaagggacagggtggggatgaggggacagggatggacaggacagggatggaggggacagggtggggatgaggggacagggatggacaggacagggatggaggggacagggatggacaggacagggtggggatgaggggacagggatggaggggacagggatgtacaggacagggatggaggggacagggatggacaggacagggtggggatgaggggacagggatggacaggatggggatggaggggacagggatggaggggATAGGGATGAGGGGACAGAATAGGAATGGAGGGGCCAGGGATGGAGGGGCCAGGGATGAGGGGACAGGATGGAGCCGGAGGTTCCTCAGCATGGATGTCAccgtcccgctgtccctgtccctgtccccaggccggGGAGCCCCCCAGCTACCTGTCCATTGAGGAGTGCATGGACGAGGAGATGTTCTTCATGGCGCCCAGCGGCTGGGACACCgaggacagcgctggggacaccaAGGATGGCACCgaggacagcgctggggacacggaAGATGGTGCCAGGGACACCGACTCGGACGAcatgttcctcagcgcccacgaCGAGCTCAGCCCGCTGGTGCCACCGGACCAGCCCCTGGATTTGGGGACGGTCACGGAGCCCCCGTCCCAACCTGGTGCTGCTGTCCCCCATgacgtgtccccagagccccaggatgtgtccccatcacccctggatgtgtccccatcacccctggatgtgtccccagagccccaggatgtgtccccagagccccatgACGTGTCCCTAGAGCCCCAGgatgtgtccccatcacccctggatgtgtccccagagccccaggaTGTGTCCCTAGAGCCCCAGGACGTGTCCCCAGTACCACAAGAGAAGGATGGTGACAAGGTGCCAGCAGAAGGGGGGACACCAGGCACCGGGCAGGGGGGTGACGGGGAGGGGACCGTGGGTGGTGGCCCTGGGAGAACGGACGTTGAAGAGCATGGGGACACTGAAGAggttggggacatggaggaggaATGGGACACTGAAGAGGACGGAGGTGGCTCCGGTCGCCCCCCAGCggggtcccctccagcccccgcgcccccccagGAGCCAGCGGAGCCCCCAGAGCATGGGTCTGGCTCCAGGGTTGTCCCCAagtctgtccctgggtctgtccccgagGTTGTCGATGGGTCTGTCCCTGCATCTGTCCCCAGTTCCATCCCTGggtctgtccctgggtctgtccATGAGGTTGTCGATGGGTCTGTCCCCAAGTCTGTCCCTGGATTTGGCCCCACATCTGTCCCCAGTTGtgtccctgggtctgtccccgggTCTGCCCATGAGGTTGTCACTGGGTCTGTCCCTGGATTTGTCCCCACatctgtccccagctctgtccctggctctgtccccgagcttgtccccagctccatcccagggtctgtccctgggtctgtccccacatctgtccccagttccatccctggatctgtccctgggtctgtccccaggGTTGTCCCCGAGTCTCTCTCTGGATttgtccccagctctgtccctggctctgtccccgagcttgtccccagctccatcccagggTCTGTCCCCACatctgtccccagctctgtccctgggtctgtcccTGGATTTGTCCCCACATctgtccccagttctgtcccCGGCTCTGTCCCCAGCTCCGTCCCCAGCTccgtccccagctccatccccagctccatccccagctccgtccccagctccatccccagctccgTCCCCAGCTccgtccccagctccatccccagctccgtccccagctccatccccagctccatccccagctctgtccccagctccGTCCCCAGCTccgtccccagctccatccccagctctgtccccagctccgtccccagctccatccccagctccatccccagctctgtccccagctccatccccagctctgtccccagctccatccccagctccgTCCCCAGCTccgtccccagctccatcccggacctcatccccccgtgtcccccccacccagaccacccccccgccgcccccggctgCCCCCGGCCCCCCGGCCCGGCGCTGCGCGGCGATGGCAGCGCCCCGGCCCGGCTGGCGGCACGCAGGGTGCGGGTGCAGCACGTCCGCTCCGTGCCCGTCGTGCCCCCCAAGCCCCAATTCGCCAGGGCCCCCTGCGCCCCCCTCGCCGTGGACGCTGCCCCCGGGGCCGGGACGCGACGGGCGGGCTGGCGGGAGAGCGGCGGCGGCTCCTTGGACGCGGCGTTGGGCGCCGAGCAACCGGTGCCGGTGCCCGTGAGGAGGATCCAGACGTACGGGGGGGAGGAACCGGCGGCCGCCATGCACCAGGTCCGGCCCTTCCACAGGGGCCCGCGGAGGCCGCGGCCGCTCAGCTGCGCTCAGCTGGGCACTGAGGGGACAACGGGGGAGCGCTgagcactggggacgaggggttgGTGACATTTGTGCGACAACGGGGACAATAAAGGCGCTGGGCTTTGTCACTGAGGCCTCATTTCACGCAACATGGCGACGCCCAGGGTGGCTTCAAAGCACTGGTGCTGCGGGAGGGTTTCTGTGTAGCACGCCGAGCGTGGCCGGGGCGGGGAGCAGGGCACGGGGTTTCTCCCCCCGTGGCCGCGGTACTGGCGGGCCGGGGTAGTTTTCACGAGTGGGGTGCGAGGCGCGGGGAGCCATGCCCGCCTCCAAGATGGCGCCGCCCTCACGCAAGATGGCGGCCAGGCGGAAGCGCCGCGCTTCGCCGTCTAAGATGGCGCCCGCGGGGGCCGGCACGCCCTGAGATGGCgccggcggggaggggcggggaggccGTGCCCGGCGTCAAgatggcggcggtggcggcgcagCTCTACGCGGCGCCCCTGCCCAAAGATGGCGGCGAAGGGGGCGGGTGCGCAAGGGGGAGGGGGGACCCGCTTCCGCCCGCACCCGCCATGGCGGCGCGGCGGCGCCGTGCGCATGTGCGGGGCTCCATGGCGAGACAAGGGGCCGAGCGCGCGCAGGGCGGCCCGGTGTGGCGAGGtaacggcgggggggggggacaccgggccgggcgggggcggcggcggcaccgggcCGGACACAcaaccccccgccccggcccgcgggctcagccccgggccccgccgccgccgccgggaggTGCGGGCCCGGCCGCGGCCCCTGGGCCCAGCCGGCGGGGTGCGGGTTCCCCCTCCCGGGATCCGCCGCTTCCCCTCGGGTTTGTCACCCCCTTCCCGGGTTGGCACCGCCGCCCCCGCGCTGTCACCCCCGCACGGGGGTTCAACCGGAGCCTGACACCGCGTTCCGGGGGGAGCGGAGCCGCTCGGGGGGGACGCGGGGCCGTGAGCGGGGGTAGCGCGGCACTGAGCGCT from Patagioenas fasciata isolate bPatFas1 chromosome 30, bPatFas1.hap1, whole genome shotgun sequence carries:
- the ARHGAP30 gene encoding rho GTPase-activating protein 30 isoform X2 codes for the protein MSLALKARQRARRKGGSRERVFGCDLREHLQQAGTDVPQVLRSCTEFVEQHGVVDGIYRLSGVSSNIQRLRQEFEGPGCPDLRRDIYLQDIHCVSSLLKSYFRELPNPLLTYQLYDKFADAVATQLEEARLVKIKEVLKELPPPHYRTLEFLMRHLLLMASHSGRTNMHARNLAIVWAPNLLRSRDIEVTGLNGTAAFLEVRVQAIVVEFVLTHVPQLFGDAPLHGTECPRRSLLLQGGGQGDTQPPPYHVPATLSQGDGPPPIRPYHTIIELGDHRRKGSLKARNWRSIFHLGRSGHEPKRKPGKDKGDKCGGPSLRPAKSMDSLSAVPCAGDSDPGLSVARPATPPPRRESFDACAAPRGTVEGTGAVTAAVTAEVTPAGPDPGDESTPPWGTPRAGRVRSRAEHRGGVHISGPFAVTVPFHISASLSRLTRGLPCPALAPPAGDGPQGGDSAPGRDTPPGTDTSPGGDGPPGGDITASPPAPTRRDIECHTGDTEHSTGDTEHSTGDIQHRSGEGTAATAQTRLSLELRDSFAFLDSQEPWLDGDTELVTPALSPDAGDTRDEELSTWSLLDAGDIRDTEDSRDAFLATEEGMERGFMSAGEPPSYLSIEECMDEEMFFMAPSGWDTEDSAGDTKDGTEDSAGDTEDGARDTDSDDMFLSAHDELSPLVPPDQPLDLGTVTEPPSQPGAAVPHDVSPEPQDVSPSPLDVSPSPLDVSPEPQDVSPEPHDVSLEPQDVSPSPLDVSPEPQDVSLEPQDVSPVPQEKDGDKVPAEGGTPGTGQGGDGEGTVGGGPGRTDVEEHGDTEEVGDMEEEWDTEEDGGGSGRPPAGSPPAPAPPQEPAEPPEHGSGSRVVPKSVPGSVPEVVDGSVPASVPSSIPGSVPGSVHEVVDGSVPKSVPGFGPTSVPSCVPGSVPGSAHEVVTGSVPGFVPTSVPSSVPGSVPELVPSSIPGSVPGSVPTSVPSSIPGSVPGSVPRVVPESLSGFVPSSVPGSVPELVPSSIPGSVPTSVPSSVPGSVPGFVPTSVPSSVPGSVPSSVPSSVPSSIPSSIPSSVPSSIPSSVPSSVPSSIPSSVPSSIPSSIPSSVPSSVPSSVPSSIPSSVPSSVPSSIPSSIPSSVPSSIPSSVPSSIPSSVPSSVPSSIPDLIPPCPPHPDHPPAAPGCPRPPGPALRGDGSAPARLAARRVRVQHVRSVPVVPPKPQFARAPCAPLAVDAAPGAGTRRAGWRESGGGSLDAALGAEQPVPVPVRRIQTYGGEEPAAAMHQVRPFHRGPRRPRPLSCAQLGTEGTTGER
- the ARHGAP30 gene encoding rho GTPase-activating protein 30 isoform X1; its protein translation is MSLALKARQRARRKGGSRERVFGCDLREHLQQAGTDVPQVLRSCTEFVEQHGVVDGIYRLSGVSSNIQRLRQEFEGPGCPDLRRDIYLQDIHCVSSLLKSYFRELPNPLLTYQLYDKFADAVATQLEEARLVKIKEVLKELPPPHYRTLEFLMRHLLLMASHSGRTNMHARNLAIVWAPNLLRSRDIEVTGLNGTAAFLEVRVQAIVVEFVLTHVPQLFGDAPLHGTECPRRSLLLQGGGQGDTQPPPYHVPATLSQGDGPPPIRPYHTIIELGDHRRKGSLKARNWRSIFHLGRSGHEPKRKPGKDKGDKCGGPSLRPAKSMDSLSAVPCAGDPGLSVARPATPPPRRESFDACAAPRGTVEGTGAVTAAVTAEVTPAGPDPGDESTPPWGTPRAGRVRSRAEHRGGVHISGPFAVTVPFHISASLSRLTRGLPCPALAPPAGDGPQGGDSAPGRDTPPGTDTSPGGDGPPGGDITASPPAPTRRDIECHTGDTEHSTGDTEHSTGDIQHRSGEGTAATAQTRLSLELRDSFAFLDSQEPWLDGDTELVTPALSPDAGDTRDEELSTWSLLDAGDIRDTEDSRDAFLATEEGMERGFMSAGEPPSYLSIEECMDEEMFFMAPSGWDTEDSAGDTKDGTEDSAGDTEDGARDTDSDDMFLSAHDELSPLVPPDQPLDLGTVTEPPSQPGAAVPHDVSPEPQDVSPSPLDVSPSPLDVSPEPQDVSPEPHDVSLEPQDVSPSPLDVSPEPQDVSLEPQDVSPVPQEKDGDKVPAEGGTPGTGQGGDGEGTVGGGPGRTDVEEHGDTEEVGDMEEEWDTEEDGGGSGRPPAGSPPAPAPPQEPAEPPEHGSGSRVVPKSVPGSVPEVVDGSVPASVPSSIPGSVPGSVHEVVDGSVPKSVPGFGPTSVPSCVPGSVPGSAHEVVTGSVPGFVPTSVPSSVPGSVPELVPSSIPGSVPGSVPTSVPSSIPGSVPGSVPRVVPESLSGFVPSSVPGSVPELVPSSIPGSVPTSVPSSVPGSVPGFVPTSVPSSVPGSVPSSVPSSVPSSIPSSIPSSVPSSIPSSVPSSVPSSIPSSVPSSIPSSIPSSVPSSVPSSVPSSIPSSVPSSVPSSIPSSIPSSVPSSIPSSVPSSIPSSVPSSVPSSIPDLIPPCPPHPDHPPAAPGCPRPPGPALRGDGSAPARLAARRVRVQHVRSVPVVPPKPQFARAPCAPLAVDAAPGAGTRRAGWRESGGGSLDAALGAEQPVPVPVRRIQTYGGEEPAAAMHQVRPFHRGPRRPRPLSCAQLGTEGTTGER